GCCACCAATTTCGATGGGGTGCTGAACTGCACCCGTCACGCCATGCCGTTGATGGTTAACAGTGGCTATGGGCGCATTGTGACCGTCATTTCCGACGCCGGCCGTGTCGGTGAACCGCATCTGGCGGTTTATTCCGGGGCCAAGGCCGGTGCGGCCGGCTTCATGCGGGCAATTGCAAAGGCCGGCGGCCGGTTCGGGATCACCGCGAATTGCGTCGCCTTGGGGGGCACAAGAACTCCGGCTGTCGCCGACCTGATCCCGGATGCAGAGACCGAGAAGCGGGCATTGTCGCAATACGTGATCCGCCGTCTGGGCGAGCCGGAAGACCCCGCCGGAATGATCCTGTTCCTCTGCTCGGATGCTGCCAGCTGGATCACCGGACAGACCTATCCAGTGAATGGTGGGTATTCGTTTGCCTGCTAGAGTAGACATCGACCAACCGCCGCCTCTAGGTGGCGTCGTCCGAAAAAACGCTGTCATTATCTGCCCCGAGTTCAGGGGGCAGATTCGGTGTTGCGGTTTCGAAGCCATCAAATTTCAACGGCTGGACAATAAAAGTCTCGGCCTTGCCGCCGTCATGCGTAATCTTGCGCAGCAGCTGGCGCGCACGCACATGGGGGTCGTCCAACGTTTCGACCAGGGAATTGACCGGACCCCATGGCACCCCCGCCTTATCCAGAAGGTCGCCCCATTCGGCGCGCGTCTTGCCAACCAGAATCGCCGCGATTTCTTCGCGCAGCGCGGCCTTGCGGGCGACACGGTCGCGGCCTGTCAACGGCGCAAGATCCGCCCTGTCGATCACATCGCAGAACGGTTTCCAGAACCAGTCCTCATGCGCGATGGACAAGGTCAAGAGCTTGCCGTCTTTGCAGGTGAACACGCCATAGCCCGGCTCGGCGATAAATTCGCCCAGCGGTGTTCCATTGGCGGCGGGAACGAGGAATGCGGTCAACATCGAAACCACCGCATCCGACATGGACACGTCCACGTAACGCCCCTGCCCTGTGCGCTGGCTCGACACCACCGCCGACAGGATTGCGATCGCCGCGAACAACGCCGCGCCAACATCCGCAAGGGGGATCGGCGGCACAGGGCCGGGCTGCTTTGCATCGGCCTGATCGGCCAGCAAACCGCCAACCCCTTCATAGCTCAGGTCATGGCCAGCCCTGTCACGATAGGGGCCGTCCTGCCCGTAACCCGAAATCGATACATAAACCAGCCGCGAGTTGACACTACGCATGTCCTCGAAACCGGCACCCAAGGCCGCAAGCTTGCCAGGGCGGAACCCTTCGACGATGACATCCGATTCCTTGGCCAGTTCGCGAAACCGTGCCAGCCCCTCGGCCGATTTCAGATCCAACGCAACGCTGCGCTTGCCTCGGTTCAGTGCCCGGAACAAGGGCGGAAATTGCCGGGCCGGATCACCGATGCCCGGGCGTTCAATCATGATCACCTCGGCTCCCATGTCGGACAACAGCATTGTGGCATAGGGACCGGGAAACTGTTCGGCAAGGCTGAGGATTTTCAGGCCGGCCAGGGGTGCAGTGCTCATATCAATCTCCAGTTCTTTTGTTTTCCACGTGCGGGTCCGCCCGAGTGCAGCGTAAATCGCCGCAAAAGACAAGGCGAAAAACCAATAATATGTATAATTATCAGGAGCTTAGCATGAGTGAGGCAAAGCAGACGCTATTCGTTGAGCGGGTCGCAAAAACTGAATGGATTACCTTCCAGCGCACCGAACAGCTCAACGCAATGTCAACGCAGATGCTGCGCGAGATGGCGGCAGCACTGGAATCGGCGCTGGCCGACGATGGGGTGCGTACAATTGTCCTGACCGGCTCTGGCCGGGCATTCTGCGCCGGTGCCGATCTGAAAGAAGTTGCTGGCGCCAAACATGCACCAGGCGAGCCGGATCTTCTGGATCTTGTCGATCACACGTTTGGGCTTATGCGACATGGCCCGAAACCGGTGATCGCCGCAGTGAACGGGCTGGCGATGGCGGGCGGTTTGGAAATGGTGATGGCCTGCGATCTGGTCTTTGCCGCCGAAAGCGCGCAACTGGGCGACGCACATTCCAACTTTGGCGTCTTTCCCGGGGCCGGCGGTGCGGCGATCCTGCCGCGTAGGATTGGCCTGAACCGCGCGAAATACCTGCTGTTCTCGGGCGAGAACGTTTCGGCACGGGACATGATGGACTGGGGACTGGTGAACAAGGTCGTCGCGGACGAAGACCTGCGACAAGCGGTGCAGGCCTTTACCGACAGGCTGGCAGAAAAAAGCCCGGCGGTCTTACGCCGCATGAAGACGGTTTCCAATCGGTCGCTGGACGTGGACGAAACCGCCGCGCTTTCCGAAGAGATGCTGAACCTGCGCGCGCACATGCGATCCTGGGACATGCACGAGGGT
Above is a window of Paracoccus sp. SCSIO 75233 DNA encoding:
- a CDS encoding SDR family NAD(P)-dependent oxidoreductase gives rise to the protein MSNLLSIKGRTAFVTGAGQGVGRQVALYLAEHGAGAIVVNDFHAERAESVAAEVEAAGAKALPLAFDVSDFDAVGAAFAETQTTFGGVDILVNNAGNAGPTSRLDDLVPFWESDPDEWRRWMATNFDGVLNCTRHAMPLMVNSGYGRIVTVISDAGRVGEPHLAVYSGAKAGAAGFMRAIAKAGGRFGITANCVALGGTRTPAVADLIPDAETEKRALSQYVIRRLGEPEDPAGMILFLCSDAASWITGQTYPVNGGYSFAC
- a CDS encoding CaiB/BaiF CoA-transferase family protein, with translation MSTAPLAGLKILSLAEQFPGPYATMLLSDMGAEVIMIERPGIGDPARQFPPLFRALNRGKRSVALDLKSAEGLARFRELAKESDVIVEGFRPGKLAALGAGFEDMRSVNSRLVYVSISGYGQDGPYRDRAGHDLSYEGVGGLLADQADAKQPGPVPPIPLADVGAALFAAIAILSAVVSSQRTGQGRYVDVSMSDAVVSMLTAFLVPAANGTPLGEFIAEPGYGVFTCKDGKLLTLSIAHEDWFWKPFCDVIDRADLAPLTGRDRVARKAALREEIAAILVGKTRAEWGDLLDKAGVPWGPVNSLVETLDDPHVRARQLLRKITHDGGKAETFIVQPLKFDGFETATPNLPPELGADNDSVFSDDAT
- a CDS encoding enoyl-CoA hydratase/isomerase family protein; translation: MSEAKQTLFVERVAKTEWITFQRTEQLNAMSTQMLREMAAALESALADDGVRTIVLTGSGRAFCAGADLKEVAGAKHAPGEPDLLDLVDHTFGLMRHGPKPVIAAVNGLAMAGGLEMVMACDLVFAAESAQLGDAHSNFGVFPGAGGAAILPRRIGLNRAKYLLFSGENVSARDMMDWGLVNKVVADEDLRQAVQAFTDRLAEKSPAVLRRMKTVSNRSLDVDETAALSEEMLNLRAHMRSWDMHEGLSAFNEKRKPQFRGY